The following coding sequences lie in one Pyramidobacter porci genomic window:
- a CDS encoding DUF401 family protein has translation MDAVVLDVVKLLGVFFIIITVMWLGKTLMLAMVITSVGTILLYQIPAGVAWKTIWKGATSWTTIQPLLVFYTITFLQRMMEKRKDLSNCQIAMNGLFNNRRINVSIVPFLLGCLPAASTVLICGPIVRDSVGNYLAADEKAAITSYFRHISESFLPTYTTIFIALELTNGAVSASSFILTMLPMVILLFFTGYIIYLRKIPKDTGMKSDLPKRYYWELLVKSVWCIALAIAIILIFHLPVYIAVFICITFNFFVNKFSFLEVQPFFRTAFEKRLMLSTWLVMIFKEILGATGVINKLPQFFSLLPIPTYMLFSLIFFLGTVVAGSQAMIVLCMPMVMASLNGGNVLPMFILLMCMNYIAMQLSPVHICLTMCAEDYRISLGQLIIKTMPMVIVFSAFSFMYYFFLTGLSFKW, from the coding sequence TTGGATGCAGTTGTGCTTGATGTAGTTAAACTACTAGGTGTCTTTTTTATCATTATTACTGTTATGTGGCTGGGAAAAACTCTTATGTTGGCAATGGTAATCACATCTGTAGGCACTATTCTGTTGTATCAGATTCCCGCAGGTGTGGCATGGAAAACCATTTGGAAAGGAGCTACAAGCTGGACAACAATTCAGCCTTTACTAGTGTTTTATACCATCACGTTTCTTCAACGAATGATGGAGAAAAGGAAAGATCTTAGCAACTGTCAAATTGCAATGAATGGGCTCTTCAATAATCGGCGTATTAATGTATCGATCGTACCCTTTCTACTTGGTTGCTTACCAGCGGCAAGTACAGTTTTAATCTGTGGCCCTATCGTACGGGATAGCGTCGGCAATTATCTGGCAGCCGATGAAAAAGCAGCAATTACCTCTTATTTCCGACATATTTCAGAGAGTTTTTTGCCGACATACACAACCATTTTTATTGCTCTTGAGTTAACGAACGGAGCGGTTTCCGCCAGCAGTTTTATACTAACAATGCTGCCTATGGTTATTCTTTTATTTTTTACGGGCTATATTATCTACCTTCGCAAAATTCCTAAAGATACTGGTATGAAATCAGACCTACCAAAACGTTATTATTGGGAACTCTTAGTAAAAAGTGTATGGTGTATTGCCTTAGCAATTGCGATCATCCTTATTTTTCATTTACCTGTATATATAGCGGTATTTATCTGCATCACGTTCAACTTTTTCGTGAATAAATTTTCATTCTTAGAAGTGCAACCATTTTTCCGCACGGCTTTTGAGAAACGACTCATGTTGAGTACATGGCTTGTGATGATTTTTAAAGAAATTCTAGGAGCTACAGGAGTCATCAATAAGCTGCCTCAATTCTTTTCGCTGCTACCAATCCCCACCTATATGCTCTTTTCTCTAATCTTCTTCTTAGGGACCGTCGTTGCTGGCAGTCAGGCAATGATTGTTCTGTGTATGCCAATGGTAATGGCATCGCTAAATGGAGGTAACGTACTACCAATGTTTATCCTACTCATGTGCATGAATTATATTGCTATGCAGCTCTCCCCTGTACATATTTGCCTGACTATGTGCGCTGAAGATTATAGAATTTCACTAGGACAACTAATTATAAAAACAATGCCAATGGTAATCGTTTTTTCCGCCTTCTCTTTTATGTATTATTTCTTTTTAACCGGCCTCAGCTTTAAATGGTAA
- a CDS encoding mandelate racemase/muconate lactonizing enzyme family protein → MKITKVEIFEVKTRRPVWRPVMCRIYTDEGIYGDGEAALAYGIASPAAAGMIRDLATLIIGMNPLDNEVIWDKLYKCTFWGQNGGPVVFAGISALDIALWDIKGKYYSAPLYQLLGGKRRDNLRTYASQLQFGWGDCCKNSVTLSAPHDAVTTQDYIENSMKAVKEGYDCIKIDFFTFDPMDGHRYTDEDCCRLLSPHYIGIVEERVAAVREAIGPNVDIIMENHSRPDAQSAIQLARAVEKYNIFYFEEPNTPSPKTAKYISDHVNMPISHGERVYSRWQYAQYFENQSVQVIQPDLGNCGGITEGKKICDMAYVYDVSVQCHVCASPLSTAAALHLEAVIPNFVIHEHHVFNLHDYNKELCSIDFQPVNGKFKVPEGPGLGAEISKYAMENANKYVVE, encoded by the coding sequence ATGAAGATCACAAAGGTCGAGATATTTGAAGTGAAAACTCGTCGTCCAGTATGGCGTCCTGTCATGTGCCGTATTTACACTGACGAAGGGATCTATGGCGATGGCGAGGCAGCGTTAGCTTATGGAATTGCTTCTCCTGCCGCTGCTGGTATGATTCGTGATTTAGCTACATTGATTATCGGCATGAATCCTTTGGACAATGAAGTCATTTGGGATAAGCTTTACAAGTGTACGTTCTGGGGGCAGAATGGTGGCCCTGTAGTTTTTGCCGGCATCTCTGCGTTGGATATTGCCCTATGGGATATTAAAGGCAAATATTATAGTGCTCCTCTTTACCAACTGTTAGGTGGCAAACGCCGTGATAATCTCCGCACTTACGCAAGTCAGCTGCAGTTTGGTTGGGGGGACTGTTGTAAAAATAGCGTAACATTAAGTGCTCCTCATGATGCAGTTACTACACAGGATTATATTGAAAACTCAATGAAAGCAGTAAAAGAAGGTTATGATTGCATCAAAATTGACTTCTTCACGTTTGATCCTATGGACGGTCACCGCTATACCGATGAAGACTGCTGTCGTTTGTTGAGTCCTCACTACATTGGGATTGTCGAAGAGCGGGTCGCTGCTGTTCGTGAAGCCATTGGTCCAAATGTTGACATTATTATGGAGAATCATAGCCGCCCTGATGCACAGAGCGCTATCCAACTGGCAAGAGCAGTGGAAAAGTATAACATTTTCTACTTCGAAGAGCCGAATACTCCAAGCCCAAAAACTGCAAAATACATTTCTGACCATGTCAATATGCCTATTTCCCACGGTGAACGCGTGTACAGCCGCTGGCAATATGCACAGTATTTCGAGAATCAATCCGTGCAGGTCATTCAGCCTGATCTTGGCAATTGTGGCGGCATCACCGAAGGCAAGAAAATCTGCGACATGGCCTACGTGTACGACGTCAGCGTTCAATGTCATGTCTGCGCATCGCCTCTGTCTACAGCGGCAGCTCTGCATCTTGAAGCTGTAATACCTAACTTTGTTATTCACGAACATCATGTATTTAACCTGCATGATTATAATAAGGAACTATGCTCCATAGATTTCCAGCCTGTTAATGGCAAGTTCAAAGTCCCCGAGGGACCAGGTCTTGGTGCGGAAATTAGCAAATATGCGATGGAAAATGCAAATAAATATGTCGTTGAGTAA
- a CDS encoding APC family permease, with the protein MAVKVVKQPAPPKGRLGVPELYALAVGQVIGAGVITLVVPSIKMTGYSAWLAYFAAIVMGFIMISPVMFISSALRLGSGDYSVLAAMSGPKAAGIFSFCYLTQCMSLSLFGTSAAAYLGDVFPILGGTMMRIIIGVSLLVIFYIINLCGIDIMAGAQKLMTWLLIAALLLFTIFGLMQRSLPIFDTSNSQWLTQGWGITFKNGKIVGGFFGATLLFIYSTQGYRMTSAYGASSMNARRDIPLAILMTVPTLIVLYCGVAMAGSGVMTIEEYGSSTTLTFAAQRIFPAWLYYFFIVGGPIMALLSTLNSSFAYNSILIGHSCDDGWLPVSFGRKNRNGARQWILTYMFCIAIIPIVMGFSITVITNMIQLIGAFLSFLYVSAYIRMPKTYPDAWKKARLHVSDGIYYACCILSFIGYGIVFWKSILSINTHLAIINVSALLILSALGIWRTRTGNIVIHTCLWTEEDEIEANKVRATTMSTN; encoded by the coding sequence ATGGCAGTCAAAGTTGTAAAGCAACCAGCTCCTCCAAAAGGAAGGCTAGGAGTTCCTGAACTCTATGCCCTTGCAGTTGGTCAGGTCATTGGCGCTGGTGTCATTACTCTTGTTGTCCCATCCATAAAAATGACAGGTTATTCTGCGTGGCTTGCATATTTCGCAGCTATTGTGATGGGCTTCATCATGATTTCGCCAGTTATGTTCATTTCTTCTGCCTTACGCCTTGGAAGCGGCGACTATTCAGTTTTAGCCGCCATGAGTGGCCCCAAAGCTGCAGGGATTTTCTCATTTTGCTACTTGACTCAATGTATGTCGTTGTCACTCTTCGGGACCTCTGCAGCTGCCTACCTAGGGGATGTATTTCCCATCTTGGGAGGAACAATGATGCGCATTATCATCGGCGTATCCTTACTTGTAATCTTCTATATTATTAACCTTTGCGGAATTGATATTATGGCTGGGGCCCAAAAACTTATGACATGGCTACTGATTGCCGCATTGCTACTGTTTACAATATTTGGATTAATGCAACGATCCCTGCCTATCTTTGATACCAGTAATTCTCAATGGTTGACACAGGGATGGGGGATCACATTTAAGAATGGTAAAATTGTTGGCGGATTCTTCGGTGCAACGCTCCTGTTTATCTATTCTACACAAGGTTACCGGATGACTTCTGCCTATGGCGCAAGTTCTATGAACGCTCGCCGGGATATTCCTCTTGCAATTTTGATGACTGTCCCTACCCTTATTGTTTTATATTGCGGTGTTGCAATGGCTGGCAGTGGAGTTATGACTATTGAGGAGTATGGCTCGTCTACAACGCTAACTTTTGCTGCCCAACGTATTTTTCCTGCATGGCTTTACTATTTCTTTATTGTTGGCGGCCCAATCATGGCTCTGCTGAGCACGCTAAACTCTTCCTTTGCATATAACAGCATTTTAATCGGACACTCCTGCGATGATGGTTGGCTACCAGTCTCTTTCGGTAGAAAAAATAGAAACGGTGCGCGGCAGTGGATTCTAACTTATATGTTCTGTATCGCAATCATTCCAATTGTCATGGGGTTCTCAATCACTGTAATTACTAATATGATTCAATTGATTGGCGCCTTTCTTTCTTTTCTTTACGTTTCTGCCTACATTCGTATGCCAAAAACTTATCCTGATGCATGGAAAAAAGCTCGTCTACACGTATCAGATGGGATCTATTATGCATGCTGTATCTTGTCCTTCATTGGTTACGGCATTGTCTTCTGGAAGTCTATTCTTAGTATTAACACACATTTGGCAATCATCAACGTCAGCGCATTACTTATCCTCTCTGCTCTCGGTATTTGGCGTACTAGGACCGGTAACATTGTTATTCACACGTGTCTTTGGACAGAAGAAGATGAAATTGAGGCTAATAAAGTACGCGCAACTACAATGAGTACAAACTGA
- a CDS encoding amidohydrolase — MSKSCVVTGNIWTGDPQNPHAEALRIGGDRIVQVGEKSDVVPAKGEEIYDFGDCLVTPGFTDSHIHFGAYARAGMYPDCGAANSLEELLDFLRAQVKDAAPGQWVRCINFIELNWKHPAVPSRLQLDSIAPETPLLVSHYGAHFHIANTKAFELSGLWDSRDPEIERGADGLPAGRLFDSGADAMIKAIEAQYETNEALMSFSERALKKLSSMGIVALHACDAPSYALGERPDILQDLDERGALPMRVFLYHDELPNFAIRSGAGLNGGHIAYAGLKLFADGSLGARTAALNEPYSDKDDEYGRLLYTDEKLMEKFRAAQKRRIQVQIHAIGDAANEQVVRCMEAVQKELGRPTFSYRLNHAIVLPEGMPERIARAGIVVDLQPIQMWDDRNMAPSRLGERLYRRTYQLRRLADAGVLLTGSSDAPCDDPNPWYGIGIAATHCGLDGSMLQGQNAGQKLTLDEALELYTTNPWKALGAKDGTAGMLVPGARADIAVADGNVFDRAPENICKVKNQATFFEGRRVF; from the coding sequence ATGTCGAAATCATGTGTCGTGACGGGAAATATATGGACCGGCGATCCCCAAAATCCTCATGCGGAAGCGCTGCGTATTGGCGGCGACAGGATCGTTCAGGTAGGGGAAAAGTCTGATGTCGTTCCGGCAAAAGGCGAAGAAATTTACGATTTCGGCGACTGCCTGGTGACGCCTGGATTTACCGATTCCCACATTCATTTTGGAGCTTACGCCCGCGCCGGTATGTATCCGGATTGCGGCGCCGCGAATTCGCTTGAGGAGCTGCTTGATTTTCTCCGGGCGCAGGTAAAAGACGCGGCGCCTGGCCAGTGGGTTCGCTGCATCAACTTCATTGAGCTGAATTGGAAGCATCCGGCCGTTCCAAGCCGCCTTCAGCTCGACAGCATTGCGCCGGAGACGCCGCTGCTCGTGAGCCATTACGGAGCTCATTTTCACATCGCGAACACGAAAGCGTTTGAACTTTCGGGCCTGTGGGATTCGCGTGATCCGGAGATCGAACGCGGCGCGGACGGGCTGCCGGCAGGGCGCTTGTTCGACAGCGGCGCCGACGCGATGATCAAGGCCATTGAGGCTCAGTATGAGACGAACGAAGCCCTGATGTCTTTCTCCGAGAGAGCGCTGAAAAAACTGTCGTCGATGGGGATCGTGGCGCTGCACGCCTGCGACGCGCCGTCCTACGCCCTGGGCGAGAGGCCCGATATCCTCCAGGATCTTGATGAAAGAGGCGCGCTGCCGATGCGCGTGTTTCTCTATCACGACGAACTGCCGAATTTTGCGATTCGTTCCGGAGCCGGTCTGAACGGCGGCCATATTGCCTACGCCGGTCTCAAGCTCTTTGCCGACGGATCCCTGGGGGCTCGCACGGCCGCCCTGAATGAGCCGTATTCCGACAAAGACGACGAATACGGCCGTCTGCTGTATACCGATGAAAAGTTGATGGAAAAATTTCGCGCCGCGCAGAAGCGGCGCATTCAGGTGCAGATTCACGCAATTGGCGACGCGGCGAACGAACAAGTGGTTCGCTGTATGGAGGCCGTTCAGAAAGAGCTTGGCAGGCCGACGTTTTCATATCGTCTGAATCATGCGATCGTGCTGCCCGAGGGAATGCCCGAACGCATTGCCCGTGCGGGGATCGTCGTCGATCTTCAACCCATCCAGATGTGGGATGACCGCAATATGGCTCCTTCGCGCCTTGGCGAACGCCTGTACCGCCGGACATATCAGCTTCGTAGGCTTGCTGACGCGGGCGTGCTGCTGACGGGATCGAGCGACGCTCCGTGCGACGATCCGAATCCGTGGTACGGCATCGGGATCGCGGCGACGCATTGCGGCCTTGACGGTTCAATGCTGCAAGGACAAAATGCCGGCCAAAAACTGACGCTTGATGAAGCGCTGGAGTTGTACACGACGAACCCGTGGAAGGCTCTTGGGGCGAAGGACGGCACGGCCGGAATGCTGGTCCCCGGTGCCCGCGCCGACATCGCGGTAGCCGACGGTAACGTATTCGATCGTGCTCCTGAGAATATCTGCAAGGTGAAAAACCAAGCGACGTTTTTTGAAGGGCGGCGCGTGTTTTAA
- a CDS encoding FadR/GntR family transcriptional regulator gives MPLQGSEAKYMNERALRPVHRVKIQRTSMSDQICASIKKDIVKGVYQAGSKLPSEAQLAEIFGVNRLSVRMALQKLNTLGFVETKVGDGSYVMPYSLRPILNEISVLYQSDEKYSEVQQLRGLLENECLKIAIENATEEEIAQLKLRLEHYRKTHLMYARNVDDEQCLEDVVDADFAFHYQVVKMSHNSLYKDIYYMVQQLIREHITKLIFTRAHRRLERGEDPALPNSENDTHVQIYEGIASGKLDETINASKRMLGIIPLDIDRDL, from the coding sequence ATGCCCCTCCAGGGATCAGAAGCTAAGTACATGAATGAAAGAGCGTTAAGGCCTGTGCATAGGGTAAAGATCCAACGCACATCAATGTCCGATCAGATCTGCGCTTCCATCAAAAAGGACATCGTAAAAGGGGTTTACCAAGCTGGAAGCAAATTGCCCTCAGAAGCTCAGCTCGCAGAAATTTTCGGAGTGAACCGTCTAAGTGTACGTATGGCATTGCAGAAATTAAATACGCTCGGTTTTGTAGAAACAAAGGTCGGAGACGGATCTTACGTAATGCCCTATTCTTTGCGCCCTATCTTAAATGAAATCTCTGTTTTATATCAGAGTGACGAAAAATATAGCGAGGTACAGCAACTGCGCGGTTTATTGGAAAATGAATGCCTAAAGATCGCTATTGAGAATGCAACAGAGGAAGAAATAGCACAGCTAAAACTCAGGCTGGAACATTATCGAAAAACGCATCTTATGTATGCAAGAAATGTCGATGATGAACAATGCCTTGAGGATGTGGTGGATGCAGACTTCGCTTTCCACTACCAAGTCGTCAAAATGAGTCATAATAGTCTTTACAAAGATATTTATTACATGGTGCAACAATTGATTCGTGAACATATCACTAAATTGATATTTACCCGTGCCCACCGCCGCTTGGAACGAGGAGAAGATCCGGCGCTTCCAAATTCAGAAAACGATACACACGTCCAGATTTATGAAGGAATTGCCTCCGGGAAACTTGACGAAACTATTAATGCAAGCAAGCGGATGTTAGGAATTATTCCTTTAGATATAGACAGAGATTTATAG
- a CDS encoding TRAP transporter large permease: MDILILIGLLFVFLSVSLPIGISLGLATLITMITTESIPTILIAQSAFTGIDSFPLLAIPFFMLAGTLMSYGGISKRIVDFAESLIGWVTGGLAMVTVLACMFFAAISGSGPATVTAIGSFMIPAMREKKYHGNFAAALTAAAGSIGVIIPPSIPFVIYCVVSDESVLELFVAGIVPGIIIGVALMFVSYFTAKKKNYPKVDRSYGFRDVVLSFKRAFWALLVPVIILGGIYGGFFTPTEAAVVGVVYALFVGKFVYNELDAKSIRAAFMDALVVNGATNFMLGLSAAFAAYLTMAEIPVKVGEWILTISSKPWVILLLVNMMLLVVGCFVDNISSMIILTPIFLPVMKQIGVDPVHFGLFMTVALAIGFITPPYGANLFVASAVSGERMSVLSKSIMPFVAVMILCLMLFTYVPSVSMGLVNLLLR, translated from the coding sequence ATGGATATCCTGATATTGATTGGCCTGTTGTTCGTCTTTCTGAGCGTCAGCCTTCCGATTGGCATCTCGCTTGGATTGGCGACGCTTATTACGATGATCACGACGGAGTCCATCCCGACCATCCTGATCGCTCAGAGCGCCTTTACGGGCATTGACTCGTTCCCACTGCTGGCCATTCCGTTTTTTATGCTGGCCGGTACGCTGATGAGCTACGGCGGCATCTCCAAGCGCATTGTCGACTTTGCCGAAAGCCTGATCGGCTGGGTGACGGGCGGACTGGCGATGGTCACGGTTCTCGCCTGCATGTTCTTCGCGGCAATTTCGGGATCCGGCCCCGCCACCGTGACAGCTATCGGCTCGTTCATGATCCCGGCCATGAGGGAAAAGAAGTACCACGGCAATTTTGCCGCGGCTCTGACGGCTGCCGCCGGTTCCATCGGCGTCATCATTCCGCCTTCGATCCCGTTCGTCATCTATTGCGTCGTTTCCGACGAGTCGGTGCTCGAGCTGTTTGTCGCGGGCATTGTGCCGGGCATCATCATTGGCGTCGCGTTGATGTTCGTTTCATATTTTACGGCGAAGAAGAAAAACTATCCGAAGGTTGACCGCAGCTACGGTTTCCGCGACGTTGTGCTGAGTTTCAAACGCGCTTTCTGGGCCCTGCTTGTGCCGGTCATCATTCTTGGCGGCATTTACGGCGGTTTCTTTACTCCGACCGAAGCGGCGGTCGTCGGTGTGGTGTATGCGCTTTTTGTCGGCAAATTCGTTTACAACGAGCTTGACGCGAAAAGCATCAGAGCCGCGTTCATGGACGCTCTTGTCGTGAACGGCGCGACGAATTTCATGCTGGGATTGTCCGCCGCTTTTGCCGCGTACCTGACGATGGCGGAAATCCCCGTGAAGGTTGGCGAGTGGATCCTGACCATTTCTAGCAAGCCTTGGGTGATCCTGCTCCTGGTGAACATGATGCTGCTCGTCGTCGGGTGTTTTGTCGATAACATTTCATCGATGATTATCCTCACGCCGATTTTTCTGCCGGTCATGAAACAAATCGGCGTCGATCCGGTGCATTTCGGCCTGTTCATGACCGTTGCGCTCGCGATCGGTTTCATTACGCCGCCGTACGGCGCGAATCTGTTCGTCGCTTCAGCCGTTTCGGGGGAGAGAATGAGCGTGCTGTCGAAAAGCATCATGCCGTTCGTCGCGGTTATGATCCTGTGCTTGATGCTGTTCACGTACGTTCCGTCCGTCAGCATGGGGCTTGTGAATTTGTTGCTCCGATAG
- a CDS encoding TRAP transporter small permease, with product MSKLAAVYNKIEENLLYLSLICTVTVIFIQVVMRYVFSNSLSWSEELARYVFIWQTWLGASYATRMHRHLRIEVLSEHFHGNAKKTLELIVLGLWIFFGAFLFFKGSQLVGMIWHRRQVSAAMGIPIAIPYAAIPCGALAMTVRLVFQARGVLKGRPEDGNEAVPVEEQA from the coding sequence ATGTCCAAGCTCGCTGCGGTCTACAACAAGATCGAGGAGAACCTGCTCTATCTCTCCCTGATCTGTACCGTGACGGTCATTTTCATCCAGGTCGTCATGCGGTACGTTTTTTCCAACTCGTTATCGTGGAGCGAGGAGCTTGCCCGCTATGTGTTTATCTGGCAGACATGGCTCGGCGCCAGCTACGCGACAAGAATGCATCGTCATCTGCGCATCGAAGTTCTGTCCGAGCATTTTCACGGCAACGCGAAAAAAACGCTTGAACTCATCGTTCTTGGGCTCTGGATCTTTTTCGGCGCGTTCCTGTTTTTCAAAGGCAGCCAGCTTGTCGGCATGATCTGGCATCGTCGTCAGGTCTCGGCTGCCATGGGTATCCCGATCGCCATCCCCTATGCCGCCATCCCGTGCGGCGCGCTTGCGATGACGGTCCGTCTGGTCTTTCAGGCCAGAGGCGTCTTGAAGGGCAGGCCGGAAGATGGAAACGAGGCTGTTCCTGTCGAAGAACAGGCGTAA
- a CDS encoding TRAP transporter substrate-binding protein: MNMKRFLSLALCASMLVASASAVSAKTYKMKIHSTGNERNQSTPPLRQFAKTVEEKTNGDVKVTIHFNGVLGGDRQATEGMQLGTIECGITTTSTLGTFDPRFNVFDLPFLFKDYETAYKAMDGELGDMLEKACLDQGLRILAWGVNGFRSISNSRKPIDVPADLGGLKIRCMENQLHVSTFKALGANPTPMSFSELYTALSQGTVDGQDNPPILTFSAKFYEVQKYYSLTRHVFSVAPLVMSENFFQRLPKEYQDVVLAAGKQYEADVRAATENLEAETIAELEKTSMKVNSINDENHKLFVEATAPIYEEAEKLVGKDIVDVARSCLNN; the protein is encoded by the coding sequence ATGAATATGAAACGTTTCCTGTCGCTGGCTCTTTGTGCTTCGATGCTTGTTGCGTCGGCCTCTGCCGTTTCGGCGAAGACGTACAAGATGAAGATTCATTCGACCGGCAACGAGAGGAACCAGTCGACGCCGCCTTTGAGGCAGTTTGCGAAGACGGTCGAAGAAAAGACGAACGGCGACGTCAAAGTGACGATTCACTTCAACGGCGTGCTTGGCGGTGACCGTCAAGCCACGGAAGGCATGCAGCTTGGCACGATTGAATGCGGCATCACGACGACTTCCACGCTGGGGACGTTTGATCCGAGGTTCAACGTCTTTGACCTTCCATTTCTGTTCAAGGATTACGAGACGGCCTACAAAGCCATGGACGGCGAACTGGGAGACATGCTCGAGAAAGCCTGCTTGGATCAGGGGCTGCGTATTCTTGCCTGGGGCGTCAACGGCTTCCGCAGTATCAGCAATAGTCGAAAGCCGATCGATGTTCCGGCCGATCTTGGCGGTCTGAAGATTCGCTGCATGGAAAATCAGCTTCACGTTTCGACGTTCAAGGCCCTGGGCGCGAATCCGACGCCGATGAGTTTCTCTGAGTTGTACACCGCTCTTTCGCAGGGAACCGTCGACGGTCAGGATAACCCGCCGATCCTCACGTTCTCCGCAAAGTTCTATGAGGTTCAGAAATACTATTCGCTGACGCGGCACGTGTTCTCCGTCGCTCCGCTCGTGATGTCCGAAAATTTCTTCCAGCGCCTTCCGAAGGAGTATCAGGATGTTGTGCTGGCCGCCGGCAAACAGTACGAGGCTGACGTCCGCGCGGCGACAGAGAATCTTGAAGCCGAAACCATTGCGGAACTGGAGAAGACAAGCATGAAAGTCAACTCGATCAATGACGAAAATCACAAACTGTTTGTCGAGGCGACCGCCCCGATTTACGAAGAAGCCGAAAAGCTCGTCGGCAAGGATATCGTCGACGTGGCGCGCTCCTGCCTCAACAACTAG
- a CDS encoding Na+/H+ antiporter NhaC family protein has product MIALVKLLPICVMAGLMLSGMDILLASPISFICACLVAMVTERYKFNELLDAALDNLKNFLIVFLILEAAYAVAECFMATGVAAAIINLALSLGLTAKLVAVVGFLVTCVLSVATGTSWGTIAACAPIFLWLNHIVGGSVVLTFAAIAGGSCFGDNIGLISDTTVVSCGMQNVQLVDRMRYQGVWSGLCLIVSAVIFYFAAVAMGLPDTEGSAAVAIQQIPEGVWTVLADKRPAAVTLLKQVQSGVPYYMVIPLLVVLLLAVRNVSTLICLGAGILFSGLLGWAAGTVTDINKFLQLVYDGASAAGGWSIAMMLWVGAFGGVMRKMNAFDSIAAMILKVVSKVRQLMFCNALLCLIGNAAMADEMAQIVTISPIIKNLTEKSVQGDEKAMYRLALRNATYADAMAVLGSQLIPWHAYMGFFMGIATSVYPLAADTLTVMGVITHNYFAWVAVVSMLVLTITGWDRFIPLFSIPREPEVSLKKDAAASEVV; this is encoded by the coding sequence ATGATCGCACTGGTAAAGCTGCTGCCGATTTGCGTTATGGCCGGACTGATGCTTTCCGGCATGGACATTCTGCTGGCGTCGCCGATTTCCTTCATCTGCGCCTGCCTCGTGGCGATGGTCACGGAGCGTTACAAGTTCAACGAACTGCTCGACGCGGCGCTGGACAACCTGAAGAACTTCCTGATCGTGTTCCTGATTCTGGAAGCTGCGTATGCCGTCGCCGAGTGCTTCATGGCTACGGGCGTGGCGGCCGCGATCATCAATCTGGCGCTGTCGCTGGGGCTGACGGCCAAGCTGGTGGCCGTGGTGGGGTTCCTCGTCACCTGCGTGCTGTCCGTCGCCACGGGCACGTCGTGGGGCACGATCGCGGCCTGCGCGCCGATCTTCCTGTGGCTGAACCACATCGTCGGCGGCAGCGTGGTGCTGACCTTCGCCGCCATTGCCGGCGGCTCATGCTTCGGCGACAACATCGGCCTGATCTCCGACACGACGGTGGTCAGCTGCGGCATGCAGAACGTGCAGCTGGTTGACCGCATGCGCTATCAGGGCGTGTGGTCAGGGCTGTGCCTGATCGTCAGCGCCGTGATCTTCTACTTTGCGGCGGTGGCGATGGGGCTGCCTGATACGGAAGGTTCGGCGGCGGTGGCAATCCAGCAGATTCCCGAGGGCGTGTGGACGGTTCTGGCCGACAAACGCCCCGCGGCGGTAACGCTGCTGAAGCAGGTCCAGTCGGGCGTTCCCTATTACATGGTGATCCCGCTGCTGGTCGTGCTTCTTCTTGCCGTCCGCAACGTCAGCACGCTGATCTGTCTCGGCGCGGGAATCCTCTTTTCGGGGCTTCTCGGCTGGGCGGCCGGTACGGTGACCGACATCAACAAGTTCCTGCAGCTGGTTTACGACGGCGCGTCGGCCGCGGGCGGCTGGTCGATCGCCATGATGCTCTGGGTCGGCGCGTTCGGCGGCGTCATGCGCAAAATGAACGCGTTCGATTCGATCGCCGCGATGATCTTGAAGGTCGTCTCCAAGGTGCGCCAGCTGATGTTCTGCAACGCGCTGCTATGCCTGATCGGCAACGCGGCGATGGCCGACGAGATGGCGCAGATCGTCACGATCAGCCCGATCATCAAGAATCTCACGGAAAAATCGGTGCAGGGTGACGAGAAGGCCATGTACCGTCTGGCGCTGCGCAACGCCACGTATGCCGACGCCATGGCCGTGCTCGGGTCGCAGCTGATCCCGTGGCACGCCTACATGGGCTTCTTCATGGGCATCGCCACGTCGGTGTATCCGCTGGCGGCCGACACGCTGACGGTGATGGGCGTGATCACGCACAACTATTTCGCCTGGGTCGCCGTGGTCTCGATGCTGGTTCTGACGATCACCGGCTGGGATCGTTTCATCCCGCTGTTCAGCATCCCCCGCGAGCCGGAGGTCAGTCTGAAGAAGGATGCGGCTGCGTCTGAGGTGGTCTAA